The Halichoerus grypus chromosome 9, mHalGry1.hap1.1, whole genome shotgun sequence genome has a window encoding:
- the KIAA0408 gene encoding uncharacterized protein KIAA0408 homolog: protein MDLHKQWENTEANWHKEKMELLDQFDNERKEWESQWKIMQKKIEELCHEVKLRRKINMDERAKIINHDREKTIQDQVLESSPNYPSSGRCEFTRMNYQDGLEKETKTEQSLLCEGNEMCKEQKATKKSKVGFMDPLATDNQRECEACPGLRTLREEGRSCSGALNLALEELAKVSEELCSFQEEIRKRSNHRRMKSDSFLQEMPNVMNMPQRDHMINHGQGILPIDLEKEKQKNRKNLSTTVLQSNSRKTCELDTIDLQRNEIPPLPPPRSTSRSFPTSYSKQAHESLKGSLDHNSQMAQEGQGERNCSPDFLWRHNEIPMLCLDEGKTLKDGITFPSLAPKAKIDNKPPCNENVGLSMWSYDTGISAKSSPSPLWFQKTCSTPNKPQCEKMIPDHPTKSHPDLHVSSECSSSVTESNGPFKSFSCGFKRTTRNEKLAAKTDEFNRIVFRTDRNCQAIQQNQSYSESSEDPKPCETLITHTGNISENDNVSDIRKTSAHVPVPRENVPDNPTKISTTGLVRQMQEHMSPSSYRSMLQEHDWRPSNLSGRPRSADPRSNYGVVEKLLKTYETSTGSALQNSKCFQDNWTRCNSDVSSGPTLSQQLERLQLEQEFQQKPAMCGAQHGKRGVDWRKITEESMAVKSPHGKGFSRPARPANRRLPSRWASRSPSAPPALRRTAPSYTISLRSAASMV, encoded by the exons ATGGACCTGCATAAGCAGTGGGAGAACACAGAAGCTAACTGGCACAAGGAAAAGATGGAATTACTGGACCAGTTTGACAATGAAAGGAAGGAATGGGAGAGTCAATGGAAAATCATGCAGAAGAAGATAGAAGAG CTTTGCCATGAAGTAAAGCTTCGGAGGAAAATCAACATGGATGAACGTGCTAAGATCATCAATCATGATCGTGAGAAAACAATTCAAGATCAAGTGCTGGAATCTTCTCCAAATTACCCCAGTTCAGGACGATGTGAATTTACAAGGATGAATTACCAGGATGGTctggaaaaagaaactaaaacagaGCAGAGCTTACTCtgtgaaggaaatgaaatgtgtaaggaacaaaaagcaacaaaaaaatcaaaagtagggTTTATGGATCCTTTGGCCACAGATAACCAAAGAGAATGTGAGGCGTGCCCTGGTCTGAGGACTttgagggaagagggcaggagcTGCTCTGGGGCCCTCAACTTG GCTCTTGAAGAACTTGCCAAAGTTAGTGAAGAATTATGCAGCTTTCAAGAGGAAATCCGAAAGCGGTCTAACCACAGAAG GATGAAGTCAGATTCTTTTCTTCAGGAAATGCCAAATGTAATGAATATGCCTCAGAGAGACCACATGATCAACCATGGCCAGGGCATTCTTCCCATcgatttagaaaaagaaaagcagaaaaatagaaagaatctAAGCACCACTGTGCTCCAAAGCAACTCTAGGAAAACATGTGAACTTGATACAATTGATctgcaaagaaatgaaattccaCCACTTCCACCTCCAAGAAGCACATCTCGAAGTTTTCCCACCTCGTATTCCAAACAAGCTCATGAAAGTTTGAAGGGAAGTTTAGACCACAATAGCCAGATGGCCCAGGAGGGTCAAGGGGAAAGGAACTGCAGTCCTGATTTCCTTTGGAGGCACAATGAGATTCCTATGCTGTGTCTAGATGAAGGGAAGACTTTGAAAGATGGTATCACGTTTCCTTCTTTGGCACCCAAAGCCAAAATAGATAACAAGCCTCCATGTAATGAAAATGTTGGACTTAGCATGTGGTCGTATGACACTGGGATCAGTGCAAAAAGTAGTCCCTCTCCATTGTGGTTTCAGAAAACCTGCTCGACTCCCAATAAGCCACAGTGTGAAAAGATGATTCCAGATCACCCTACTAAATCTCATCCTGATCTTCATGTAAGCAGTGAGTGTAGCTCCTCGGTGACAGAGAGCAATGGCCCATTTAAAAGTTTCAGTTGTGGCTTTAAGAGAACAACTAGGAATGAAAAACTGGCAGCAAAGACTGATGAATTTAACAGAATCGTATTTAGAACAGATAGAAATTGTCAGGCAATACAGCAAAATCAAAGCTACTCAGAATCATCTGAAGATCCTAAACCCTGTGAGACCTTAATTACTCATACAGGTAACATATCAGAAAATGATAATGTGTCTGATATTCGGAAAACCAGTGCCCACGTGCCTGTGCCCAGAGAAAATGTGCCTGACAATCCCACCAAAATATCCACAACAGGCCTAGTCAGACAAATGCAGGAACACATGAGCCCCAGCAGTTACCGGAGTATGCTCCAAGAGCATGACTGGAGACCCAGTAATTTGTCTGGCCGGCCAAGATCAGCGGATCCTAGGTCAAATTATGGTGTTGTGGAAAAGCTGCTGAAAACCTATGAGACATCAACAGGGTCTGCGTTGCAAAATTCTAAATGCTTCCAGGATAACTGGACCAGATGTAATTCTGATGTCAGCAGTGGGCCCACGTTAAGTCAGCAGTTAGAAAGACTTCAGTTAGAACAAGAGTTTCAGCAAAAGCCAGCTATGTGTGGAGCACAGCACGGAAAGCGAGGAGTAGATTGGAGAAAGATAACAGAG GAATCCATGGCAGTGAAATCTCCACATGGAAAAGGGTTTTCCCGACCTGCTAGACCAGCAAATCGCCGTCTCCCATCTAGATGGGCCTCGAGGTCTCCATCAGCGCCCCCTGCCTTGCGGAGAACTGCCCCTAGCTATACCATTTCTCTGCGATCTGCAGCGTCGATGGTCTGA